The proteins below come from a single Sphingomonas carotinifaciens genomic window:
- a CDS encoding YdbH domain-containing protein, protein MSGASEEDQTPPPPRRMQKRYRLILGLAVLLVAGMVGLWLFRMPLATRMLDRELARRGVRARYDFEALGFGGQRLANVVFGDPRNPDLVADWLETQTRITPSGPEVVGVLAGGVRIRGRLKDGRVSLGSLDRLMPPPSGKPFSLPDLFVDVQDGRIRLETPAGPVGIAVRGRGRLNDGFAGRIAAIAPRLQFGACTFSQVATPLHLRIVDAKPAISGVFRVGDARCGDARWKQVAADVSVNLGAAMDRWRGQARLMTDAFRHPLARAAAMRGTISFAGSVAKTSGQVDLAAERLAVGQGTARALSVSGRYGVGDVPRFEGRVRLGGGVVAPGVMADVAGMVSGGQGTPVAPLASALARAVQAAGAGFAVEADVRARGGEQTAVEVARLTLASRSGARVALAGGSGLHWRADGARIDTRLAMAGGGMPQVTATLAQARVGAPVRGTATLAPYRAGGAMLALDRMRFSAALDGATRIETRATLSGPLGDGRIERLVVPVEARWDGRRQLIVNPGCAPVAADRVAVSRLVLSGVALRLCPVDGAVVRVDGTRVSGGARVATVRLAGRLGGTPVTLAAQDATLRLSDRGFVLSDVAARLGSAERVTRLDIGRLEGRIEGGAVSGFFAGAGGQIANVPLLLNGARGTWRLAGGALTLNGVLDVDDAAETARFQRMAARDVTLSLVNGGIHAAGTLYEPSQTVKVADVTIDHRLSSGTGAADLRVPGLTFTETFQPTLLTMLTYGVIADVRGTVRGDGHIAWGADGVTSTGTFATDGTDLAAAFGPVKGITGTIRFTDLLALESAPDQVATIKSINPGIAVTDGVIRYRTLRDTRVKVEGGAWPFAGGSLTLDPTLLDFSQPAERRMTFHVRGAAADQFLQQFDFENLNATGVFDGELPMVFDDRGGRIEQGSLMVREGGGTLAYVGDLSQKDLGLWGNLAFGALRSLRYRTLGVTMNGPLAGEMVTDVRFTGVSQGKGAKSNFLIRRLQRLPFVFNIRIKAPFRGLLDSAQSFWDPKRLVQRNLQSLIEEQNKRAAPPAGTAPTGGVIQPPASGTVPKTRRD, encoded by the coding sequence GTGAGCGGGGCGAGCGAGGAGGATCAGACGCCGCCGCCTCCCCGCCGCATGCAGAAGCGATATCGGCTGATCCTGGGACTGGCTGTCCTACTCGTTGCGGGAATGGTCGGCCTGTGGTTGTTTCGCATGCCGCTGGCGACCAGAATGCTCGACCGCGAACTGGCTCGCCGGGGCGTACGGGCACGCTATGATTTCGAGGCGTTGGGGTTTGGCGGGCAACGGCTGGCCAATGTCGTCTTCGGTGATCCGCGAAATCCCGATCTGGTGGCGGATTGGCTTGAAACCCAGACGCGGATCACACCCTCGGGACCAGAGGTGGTGGGTGTTCTGGCGGGGGGGGTGAGGATCAGGGGGAGGCTGAAGGACGGGCGTGTTTCCCTGGGCAGCCTGGACCGCCTGATGCCACCGCCTTCGGGGAAACCGTTTTCCCTGCCGGACCTGTTCGTCGACGTGCAGGATGGCCGTATCCGACTGGAAACGCCGGCAGGGCCGGTTGGCATCGCGGTGCGCGGTCGGGGGCGGCTGAACGACGGCTTTGCCGGGCGGATTGCCGCCATCGCGCCCAGGCTGCAATTCGGCGCCTGCACGTTTTCGCAAGTTGCAACGCCGCTGCATCTGCGCATCGTTGACGCCAAGCCTGCCATTTCCGGCGTCTTCCGTGTCGGTGATGCGCGGTGCGGTGATGCGCGCTGGAAGCAGGTGGCGGCGGACGTGTCGGTCAATCTTGGCGCGGCGATGGATCGCTGGCGGGGGCAGGCGCGGTTGATGACGGATGCGTTCCGCCATCCCCTTGCACGCGCGGCTGCGATGCGCGGCACGATCAGCTTTGCCGGGAGTGTCGCCAAAACATCCGGCCAGGTCGATCTGGCCGCCGAACGCCTGGCGGTGGGCCAGGGTACGGCACGGGCGCTATCGGTTTCCGGTCGGTATGGTGTGGGGGATGTGCCGCGGTTCGAGGGGCGGGTGCGGCTGGGTGGGGGCGTGGTGGCGCCGGGGGTGATGGCGGACGTGGCGGGCATGGTGTCGGGCGGGCAGGGGACGCCGGTGGCGCCGCTGGCGTCGGCGCTGGCGCGGGCGGTGCAGGCGGCGGGGGCGGGGTTCGCCGTGGAGGCGGACGTGCGGGCGCGAGGGGGGGAGCAGACGGCGGTCGAGGTGGCGCGGCTGACGTTGGCGTCGCGGAGCGGGGCACGCGTGGCATTGGCGGGCGGGAGCGGGCTGCACTGGCGTGCGGACGGTGCGCGCATCGACACGCGGCTGGCGATGGCGGGCGGCGGGATGCCGCAGGTGACGGCGACGCTGGCCCAGGCGCGCGTCGGCGCACCGGTGCGCGGCACCGCCACACTGGCCCCGTACCGGGCGGGCGGCGCGATGCTGGCGCTGGACCGGATGCGCTTTTCGGCGGCGCTGGACGGTGCGACCCGGATCGAGACGCGCGCGACCCTGTCGGGGCCGCTGGGCGACGGGCGGATCGAGCGACTGGTGGTGCCGGTAGAGGCGCGCTGGGACGGGCGGCGGCAATTGATCGTCAATCCCGGTTGCGCGCCGGTGGCGGCGGACCGGGTGGCGGTGTCGCGACTGGTGCTGTCGGGCGTGGCGCTCAGGCTGTGTCCGGTGGACGGGGCGGTGGTGCGGGTCGATGGCACGCGGGTGAGCGGCGGCGCGCGGGTGGCGACGGTGCGGCTGGCCGGGCGGCTGGGCGGCACGCCGGTGACGCTGGCGGCGCAGGATGCGACGCTGCGCCTGTCCGACCGCGGCTTCGTGCTGAGCGATGTCGCGGCGCGACTGGGCAGCGCGGAGCGGGTGACGCGGTTGGATATCGGGCGGCTGGAGGGCCGGATCGAGGGCGGAGCGGTGAGCGGCTTCTTTGCCGGCGCCGGCGGGCAGATCGCCAATGTGCCGCTGCTGCTGAACGGCGCGCGCGGAACATGGCGGCTGGCGGGCGGCGCGCTGACCCTGAACGGTGTGCTGGACGTGGATGATGCGGCCGAGACGGCGCGCTTCCAGCGCATGGCGGCACGCGACGTGACGCTGTCGCTGGTGAACGGCGGCATCCATGCCGCGGGAACGCTGTACGAGCCGTCGCAGACGGTGAAGGTCGCCGATGTCACCATCGATCACCGATTGTCGAGCGGGACGGGTGCGGCGGACCTGCGCGTGCCCGGATTGACCTTTACCGAGACCTTCCAGCCCACGCTGCTCACCATGCTGACCTATGGTGTGATCGCCGATGTGCGGGGCACGGTTCGCGGCGACGGGCATATCGCGTGGGGCGCGGACGGCGTCACCTCGACGGGAACGTTCGCCACCGACGGCACCGACCTGGCCGCGGCGTTCGGACCGGTGAAGGGGATCACCGGGACGATCCGCTTCACCGACCTGCTGGCGCTGGAAAGCGCACCGGATCAGGTGGCCACGATCAAGTCGATCAACCCCGGCATCGCGGTGACCGATGGCGTGATCCGTTACCGGACGCTGCGCGATACGCGGGTGAAGGTGGAGGGCGGCGCATGGCCCTTTGCCGGCGGATCGCTGACGCTGGACCCGACGCTGCTCGACTTTTCGCAGCCGGCCGAGCGGCGGATGACCTTTCACGTGCGCGGCGCGGCGGCCGACCAGTTCCTGCAACAATTCGACTTCGAGAATCTGAATGCGACCGGCGTGTTCGATGGCGAGTTGCCGATGGTGTTCGACGACAGGGGCGGACGGATCGAGCAGGGATCGCTGATGGTGCGCGAAGGCGGCGGCACCCTCGCCTATGTCGGCGATCTCAGCCAGAAGGATCTGGGGTTGTGGGGCAATCTGGCGTTCGGTGCGCTGCGCTCGCTGCGCTATCGCACGCTGGGGGTGACGATGAACGGGCCGCTGGCCGGCGAGATGGTGACCGATGTGCGCTTCACCGGGGTGAGCCAGGGCAAGGGGGCCAAGTCGAACTTCCTGATCCGGCGGCTCCAGCGCCTGCCCTTCGTGTTCAACATCCGGATCAAGGCGCCGTTTCGCGGGCTGCTCGATTCCGCCCAGTCCTTCTGGGACCCCAAGCGACTGGTGCAGCGCAACCTCCAGAGCCTGATCGAGGAACAGAACAAGCGCGCGGCGCCGCCCGCCGGCACCGCCCCGACGGGCGGGGTCATTCAGCCGCCGGCAAGCGGAACCGTGCCAAAAACGAGACGGGATTGA
- a CDS encoding YnbE family lipoprotein produces MAGAITIALVGMAPGGCVNISAPDKPIEINLNINVTQEVVYRLDNEAKSLIQQNPGIF; encoded by the coding sequence ATGGCTGGGGCGATAACGATCGCGCTGGTCGGCATGGCGCCGGGGGGATGCGTGAACATCTCGGCGCCCGACAAGCCGATCGAGATCAACCTCAACATCAACGTGACGCAGGAAGTGGTGTATCGCCTGGACAATGAGGCGAAGTCGCTGATCCAGCAGAACCCGGGGATTTTCTAA
- a CDS encoding YdbL family protein translates to MRSFVLNMMVATAAIGGLSAAAWAQRDPAYAAARSAGQVGEQPDGYIGIVGAATPELRALVNNINIQRKSAYTQKAQASGATVEQMAFTSGCNLIAQTDAGEKYKGPDGVWKTRTGAAPERDSRCV, encoded by the coding sequence ATGCGCAGCTTCGTGTTGAACATGATGGTCGCCACGGCGGCGATCGGCGGCCTTTCGGCGGCGGCCTGGGCGCAGCGCGACCCCGCCTATGCGGCGGCGCGCTCGGCGGGCCAAGTGGGCGAGCAGCCCGACGGCTATATCGGCATCGTCGGCGCCGCGACGCCGGAACTGCGCGCGTTGGTCAACAACATCAATATCCAGCGGAAATCCGCCTATACCCAGAAGGCGCAAGCCAGTGGCGCCACCGTCGAGCAGATGGCGTTCACCAGCGGGTGCAACCTGATCGCCCAGACCGATGCGGGCGAGAAGTACAAGGGGCCGGACGGGGTGTGGAAGACGCGCACCGGCGCGGCGCCGGAGCGGGATTCGCGCTGCGTTTGA
- a CDS encoding AtpZ/AtpI family protein: MAENEPGQDFHGAEDPRLSALDERLRDARAREASRQGVKVDTDKGYAQGSRIISALIGSLVGSALIGWLIDRWFGTAPWGLIVMLFLGIAVAFRQIIRISGERPE; the protein is encoded by the coding sequence GTGGCGGAGAACGAACCCGGACAGGATTTCCACGGCGCGGAGGACCCGCGGCTTTCCGCGCTCGACGAGCGGCTACGGGATGCCAGGGCCCGCGAAGCGTCGCGGCAGGGGGTGAAGGTCGATACCGACAAGGGTTATGCCCAGGGTAGCCGCATCATCTCCGCGCTGATCGGAAGTCTTGTCGGCAGCGCGCTGATCGGCTGGCTTATCGACCGCTGGTTCGGCACCGCGCCCTGGGGGCTGATCGTGATGCTGTTCCTCGGGATAGCCGTCGCGTTCAGGCAGATTATTCGGATATCAGGCGAGCGCCCGGAATAA
- a CDS encoding F0F1 ATP synthase subunit A, whose product MAAESGSKIDPMHQFLIEPVFGQKWIVGGYDLSFTNSALWMVVTLVALWVFMIGGMKRDLVPGRWQAAVEGFTGFVNGMLTSNIGPEGKRFLPYVFSLFMFILFANVIGLMPFGVVPGVHPFTVTSHLTVTGVLALISFAIVLIVGFGRHGFHFFALFVPHGTPALMIPLIFVVELMSFLVRPFSLGLRLFVAMTAGHILLKVLAAFVINGINLGPAYAALITVPSFLLMIGITLLELLVAAIQAYVFALLTSVYLNDAVNLH is encoded by the coding sequence GTGGCGGCAGAATCGGGTAGCAAGATCGATCCGATGCACCAGTTCCTGATCGAACCGGTGTTCGGCCAGAAGTGGATCGTCGGCGGATACGACCTGTCCTTCACCAATTCCGCATTGTGGATGGTGGTGACGCTGGTCGCTTTGTGGGTGTTCATGATCGGCGGCATGAAGCGCGATCTGGTGCCCGGCCGCTGGCAGGCCGCGGTGGAGGGCTTCACCGGCTTCGTCAACGGCATGCTGACGTCGAACATCGGGCCGGAGGGCAAGCGCTTCCTGCCGTATGTCTTCTCGCTGTTCATGTTCATCCTGTTCGCCAACGTCATCGGCCTGATGCCGTTCGGCGTGGTGCCGGGCGTGCATCCCTTCACCGTGACCAGCCACCTGACCGTGACCGGCGTCCTGGCGCTGATCTCGTTCGCGATCGTGCTGATCGTCGGCTTTGGCCGCCACGGCTTCCACTTCTTTGCGCTGTTCGTGCCGCACGGCACGCCCGCGCTGATGATCCCGCTGATCTTCGTCGTGGAGCTGATGAGCTTCCTGGTGCGCCCCTTCTCGCTGGGTCTGCGACTGTTCGTCGCGATGACCGCGGGGCACATCCTGCTGAAGGTGCTGGCGGCGTTCGTCATCAACGGCATCAACCTGGGTCCGGCCTATGCCGCGCTCATCACCGTGCCCAGCTTCCTGCTGATGATCGGCATCACGCTGCTGGAACTGCTGGTGGCGGCGATCCAGGCCTATGTGTTCGCGCTGTTGACCAGCGTGTACCTGAACGACGCGGTGAACCTGCACTGA
- a CDS encoding F0F1 ATP synthase subunit C, with product MDAEAAKMLGAGLAAIGMGLASLGVGNVFAKFLEGALRNPGAADSQQGRLFIGFAGAELLGLLAFVTMIILVFVA from the coding sequence ATGGACGCAGAAGCCGCAAAGATGCTGGGTGCCGGTCTGGCCGCGATCGGCATGGGCCTCGCCTCGCTGGGCGTGGGCAACGTGTTCGCCAAGTTCCTGGAAGGCGCACTGCGCAACCCGGGTGCGGCCGACAGCCAGCAGGGCCGTCTGTTCATCGGCTTCGCCGGTGCCGAGCTTCTCGGCCTGCTCGCCTTCGTGACGATGATCATCCTGGTGTTCGTCGCCTAA
- a CDS encoding ATPase, which produces MPQIAQIAATYASQIFWLLITFGLLYFVVGRGMVPKIQATVDNREARIAGDLAAAEAARAQADTVEEAWRLEMDAARSAAQAETTAAKQRAAQAFEAQVKAADADLAERLGHHDLAIANAKAEALANLQGVAADAARDLVAKLSGAQVGQDAAADAVRKVTAHG; this is translated from the coding sequence ATGCCACAGATTGCTCAGATCGCAGCGACCTACGCGTCGCAGATCTTCTGGCTCCTGATTACCTTCGGCCTGCTGTACTTCGTGGTCGGCCGCGGAATGGTGCCCAAGATCCAGGCGACCGTCGACAACCGTGAAGCCCGTATCGCCGGCGATCTCGCCGCGGCCGAGGCTGCGCGGGCACAGGCCGATACGGTCGAAGAGGCGTGGCGGCTCGAAATGGACGCGGCGCGCAGCGCGGCGCAGGCCGAAACCACCGCCGCCAAGCAGCGTGCGGCACAGGCCTTCGAGGCGCAGGTCAAGGCGGCGGATGCCGACCTGGCCGAGCGGCTGGGGCATCATGACCTTGCCATCGCGAACGCCAAGGCGGAAGCGCTGGCCAATCTTCAGGGCGTGGCCGCCGATGCGGCGCGCGATCTGGTCGCCAAGCTGTCCGGAGCCCAGGTGGGCCAGGACGCGGCGGCGGATGCGGTGCGGAAGGTGACGGCGCATGGCTAA
- a CDS encoding DMT family transporter, which translates to MAWVILGIAVFSEICWALSLKWAATVATWQASAVPITLSFVNMGLLALAMRGLPAGTAYAIWTGLGAVGVVIGGAVIFGDQLNGVQVAFMALTVIGVMGTKFFASA; encoded by the coding sequence ATGGCGTGGGTCATTCTGGGTATCGCGGTGTTTTCCGAAATCTGCTGGGCGCTCAGCCTGAAATGGGCAGCGACGGTGGCGACATGGCAGGCATCGGCGGTGCCGATCACGCTCAGCTTCGTGAACATGGGTCTGCTGGCGCTGGCGATGCGCGGGCTTCCCGCGGGCACCGCCTATGCGATCTGGACCGGGCTGGGCGCGGTCGGCGTGGTGATCGGCGGCGCGGTGATCTTCGGCGATCAGCTCAATGGCGTGCAGGTGGCCTTCATGGCGCTCACCGTGATCGGGGTGATGGGGACGAAGTTCTTCGCCTCTGCCTGA
- the uvrC gene encoding excinuclease ABC subunit UvrC, with protein sequence MSEKTVDRFNEEKSTFSIRGADTPDLAVGVAAIRNVLATLPLRAGVYRMQDARGDVLYVGKARALKNRVANYTQVDRLPKRLQRMVSLTRSMTIVTTNNEAEALLLEAQLIKHYRPAYNVLLRDDKSFPFILLRSDHDFPRVQKHRGARRAVGNYYGPFASAGSVNNTLNALQKLFLLRSCTDSFFKTRDRPCLLYQIKRCSAPCVGRIDAAGYGELVADAKSFLGGKSTQVQAKLGAQMQAAAENMDFELAAVLRDRLKALTFIQGTQAINAEGVGDADIFALACKDGVIGIQAFFIRGGQNWGHRSFFPAHTTDVPEDEVMTSFLTQFYEEVPPAKSILLDRDLAEGPLLSEALGERAGYRVSIAVPQRGDRRRLMDQAKRNAVEALERRLAESTTQAKLLREVAELFDLPEPPDRIEIYDNSHIQGSNALGAMVVAGPEGFRKGQYRKFNIKGNEAATNDDFAMMREVFRRRFARQLEEAPDRDDGTWPDLVLIDGGRGQLNAAKAVLEDLGIEDVCLVGVAKGPHHGRDGREVFHMMDGREFQLPVNAPVLFYLQRLRDEVHRFVIGAHREKRAKAMGASPLDEVPGIGPARKKALLMHFGTGRAVRNASLEDLKRAPGVSAGVAQQVYDFYHAR encoded by the coding sequence ATGTCCGAGAAAACCGTCGACCGCTTCAACGAAGAAAAGTCCACCTTCTCCATCCGCGGCGCCGATACGCCCGATCTGGCGGTGGGGGTGGCGGCGATCCGCAACGTGCTGGCGACGCTGCCGCTGCGTGCGGGCGTGTACCGGATGCAGGATGCGCGCGGCGACGTGCTGTATGTCGGCAAGGCGCGGGCGCTGAAGAACCGGGTGGCGAACTATACCCAGGTCGACCGGCTACCCAAGCGGTTGCAGCGCATGGTGTCGCTCACCCGGTCGATGACCATCGTCACGACGAACAACGAGGCGGAGGCGCTGCTGCTGGAGGCGCAGCTGATCAAGCATTACCGCCCCGCCTATAACGTGCTGCTGCGCGACGATAAAAGCTTCCCCTTCATCCTGTTGCGGTCGGACCATGATTTCCCGCGGGTGCAGAAGCATCGCGGCGCCAGGCGGGCGGTGGGCAATTACTACGGCCCCTTCGCCAGCGCAGGATCGGTCAACAACACGCTGAACGCACTGCAAAAGCTGTTCCTGCTGCGCAGCTGCACCGACAGCTTCTTCAAGACGCGCGACCGACCGTGCCTGCTCTACCAGATCAAGCGCTGCTCGGCGCCGTGCGTGGGGCGGATCGACGCCGCCGGCTATGGCGAGCTGGTGGCGGACGCGAAGAGCTTCCTGGGCGGCAAATCGACGCAGGTGCAGGCCAAGCTGGGCGCGCAGATGCAGGCCGCGGCGGAGAACATGGATTTCGAACTGGCTGCGGTGCTGCGCGACCGGTTGAAGGCGCTGACCTTCATCCAGGGCACGCAGGCGATCAACGCGGAAGGGGTGGGCGATGCCGACATCTTCGCGCTGGCGTGCAAGGACGGGGTGATCGGCATCCAGGCCTTCTTCATCCGCGGCGGACAGAATTGGGGGCATCGCAGCTTCTTCCCCGCGCACACCACCGATGTGCCCGAAGACGAGGTGATGACGAGCTTCCTGACGCAATTCTACGAGGAAGTGCCGCCGGCCAAGTCGATCCTCCTCGACCGGGATCTTGCCGAGGGGCCGCTGCTGAGCGAGGCGCTGGGCGAGCGTGCGGGGTACCGGGTGTCGATCGCGGTGCCGCAGCGGGGGGACCGGCGGCGGTTGATGGACCAGGCGAAGCGCAATGCGGTGGAGGCGTTGGAGCGGCGTCTGGCGGAGAGTACGACCCAGGCCAAATTGTTGCGCGAAGTCGCGGAGTTGTTCGACCTGCCCGAGCCGCCCGACCGCATCGAAATCTATGACAACAGCCACATCCAGGGCAGCAACGCACTGGGCGCGATGGTGGTCGCGGGGCCCGAGGGGTTCCGTAAAGGTCAGTATCGCAAATTCAACATCAAGGGCAACGAAGCCGCCACCAACGACGATTTCGCGATGATGCGCGAAGTGTTCCGTCGCCGCTTCGCCCGGCAGCTGGAGGAAGCGCCCGACCGCGACGACGGCACCTGGCCCGACCTGGTGCTGATCGACGGCGGTCGCGGACAGCTGAACGCCGCCAAGGCGGTGCTGGAGGATCTGGGCATCGAGGATGTCTGTCTGGTGGGCGTCGCCAAGGGGCCGCACCACGGCCGCGACGGGCGCGAGGTATTCCACATGATGGATGGTCGCGAGTTCCAGTTGCCGGTGAACGCGCCGGTGCTGTTCTACCTCCAGCGATTGCGCGACGAGGTGCACCGCTTCGTCATCGGCGCGCACCGCGAGAAGCGCGCCAAGGCGATGGGCGCGAGCCCGCTGGACGAGGTGCCCGGCATCGGCCCGGCGCGCAAGAAGGCGCTGTTGATGCATTTCGGCACCGGTCGCGCGGTGCGCAATGCCAGCCTGGAAGACCTGAAGCGCGCGCCCGGCGTGTCGGCCGGCGTTGCGCAGCAGGTCTACGACTTCTACCATGCACGTTGA
- a CDS encoding polysaccharide deacetylase family protein — MVTPVFLTVDTEFAWRHHRAGLNMKAIYDRFIEPVGVGLSYQLDVLRRHGLKATFFIDPMPADIFGIDPVRRMVEAVLEAGQEVQLHCHPHWQQARVDDRGAAHDRFQLYEYDRDEQQVVLARATELLMAAGAPRPVAFRAGSYAANDDTLAALAALGFTYDSSHNGAEPKHSRITLPARQVAPVTWPSGTPGIIEVPVTVIEDRPGHLRTFQICALSTEESCDALEHAAASGHAAVTIVSHSFELANRSATRANAVHVRRFDALCEMLHQMASVLPTRHFAEMPALRLGQEDAVLGPDSLRTRWRQAEQLWSNLVEERRA; from the coding sequence ATGGTGACGCCTGTCTTCCTGACCGTGGATACCGAGTTCGCCTGGCGCCATCACCGCGCCGGATTGAACATGAAGGCGATCTATGACCGTTTCATCGAGCCGGTGGGCGTCGGATTGAGCTATCAACTCGATGTGTTGCGTCGTCATGGTTTGAAGGCGACCTTTTTCATCGATCCGATGCCGGCGGACATCTTCGGCATCGATCCAGTCCGGCGGATGGTGGAGGCGGTGCTGGAAGCGGGGCAGGAGGTGCAGTTGCACTGCCACCCGCACTGGCAGCAGGCGCGGGTCGATGATCGCGGTGCCGCGCATGACCGGTTCCAGCTCTACGAATATGATCGCGACGAGCAGCAGGTGGTGCTGGCCCGGGCGACCGAGTTGCTGATGGCGGCGGGCGCGCCGCGCCCGGTCGCGTTCCGCGCGGGCAGCTATGCCGCCAATGACGACACGCTGGCGGCGCTGGCGGCGCTGGGCTTCACCTATGACAGCAGCCATAACGGGGCGGAGCCGAAGCATAGCCGCATCACCCTGCCCGCACGGCAGGTGGCGCCCGTCACATGGCCGTCGGGGACACCGGGCATCATCGAGGTGCCGGTAACGGTGATCGAGGACCGGCCGGGACATTTGCGAACCTTTCAGATCTGCGCGCTGTCGACCGAGGAAAGCTGCGACGCGCTGGAACATGCCGCCGCATCCGGCCACGCCGCGGTGACGATCGTCAGCCACAGTTTCGAACTGGCCAACCGGTCCGCCACCCGTGCCAATGCGGTGCATGTCCGCCGGTTCGACGCGCTGTGCGAAATGCTGCACCAGATGGCGTCGGTGCTGCCGACCCGGCATTTCGCCGAGATGCCGGCGTTGCGGCTGGGGCAGGAGGACGCGGTCCTCGGCCCTGACAGCCTGCGGACCCGCTGGCGGCAGGCCGAACAGCTTTGGTCGAACCTTGTGGAAGAGCGGCGGGCGTGA
- a CDS encoding GNAT family N-acetyltransferase, producing MTAARVRLKFQVGARTLAGVSRRLERLPLGLEAVLSGAVPVLPPIGAADGYLVTSLPAAHLDALTGAWPLTAVRQRYTRHHVDLARGHEAWMAGLSGQARSGLRRKTKRLGGTVRAYRSAAEVGAFLDLAIPLAARTYQARHGLDAALSDDAAFRRGIVQAAREDRVRAWAMCVGERPIAYLCCTGQGRALRYDHVGHDPDFADRSPGTVLMAEALADLFGDRFAWFDFLEGEGQHKRQFATGGTECLDLLMLRPTIANRVVLAALGGFEGGVALARRSLAASPLRGRMRTLRR from the coding sequence GTGACCGCGGCGCGGGTAAGGCTGAAATTCCAGGTCGGCGCGCGGACCCTGGCCGGTGTGTCCCGCCGTTTGGAACGTCTTCCACTCGGGCTGGAGGCGGTGCTTTCGGGAGCGGTTCCCGTACTGCCGCCGATCGGGGCGGCGGACGGGTATCTGGTCACGTCGCTGCCCGCCGCGCATCTGGACGCGCTGACAGGGGCGTGGCCGCTGACCGCGGTGCGCCAGCGTTATACCCGCCATCATGTCGACCTTGCCCGCGGACATGAGGCGTGGATGGCCGGGCTGTCGGGTCAGGCGCGGTCGGGCTTGCGTCGCAAGACGAAGCGGCTGGGCGGGACGGTGCGCGCATATCGCAGCGCGGCCGAGGTCGGCGCGTTCCTGGACCTGGCGATCCCGCTGGCGGCGCGCACCTATCAGGCGCGCCATGGACTGGATGCGGCACTGTCCGACGATGCCGCGTTCCGGCGGGGAATCGTGCAGGCCGCGCGCGAAGACCGGGTGCGTGCCTGGGCGATGTGCGTCGGGGAACGCCCGATTGCCTATTTATGCTGTACCGGGCAGGGGCGGGCGCTCCGTTACGATCATGTCGGGCATGATCCCGATTTTGCTGACCGGTCGCCGGGCACGGTGCTGATGGCGGAGGCGCTGGCCGATCTGTTCGGCGACCGCTTCGCCTGGTTCGACTTTCTGGAAGGCGAGGGGCAGCACAAGCGGCAGTTCGCGACCGGTGGCACCGAATGTCTGGACCTGCTGATGCTGCGCCCGACCATCGCCAACCGGGTCGTGCTGGCGGCGCTGGGCGGGTTCGAGGGCGGCGTCGCGCTGGCGCGCCGGAGCCTGGCGGCGTCACCGTTGCGCGGGCGGATGCGAACCCTTAGACGCTGA
- the recO gene encoding DNA repair protein RecO encodes MRIAGPAIILSIRAHGEHGAIVRALTRSDGVQAGYVRGGRSRTLRPILQPANTISGEWRARTAEQLPALTVELVDTRATLHGEPLAASALEWLTALTAAALPEAQPYPRVYDALDGVLGAIAVAPSARGWATGLVRYELLLLAELGFGLDLSACTVSRATEDLGYVSPRSGAAVARGAARGYEAKLLPLPDFLREGGAAEWPDIFDGLRITGHFLARDLLPGPRSDVLAARERLVERLKRAVA; translated from the coding sequence ATGCGCATCGCGGGGCCCGCCATTATCCTGTCGATCCGCGCACATGGCGAGCATGGCGCGATCGTGCGCGCGCTCACCCGCAGCGACGGGGTGCAGGCCGGTTATGTCCGGGGCGGCCGGTCGCGGACGTTGCGGCCGATCCTGCAGCCGGCGAACACGATATCGGGTGAATGGCGGGCGCGCACCGCCGAGCAACTGCCGGCGCTAACCGTGGAACTGGTGGATACGCGCGCGACGCTGCACGGCGAGCCGCTGGCGGCGAGCGCGCTGGAATGGCTGACTGCGCTGACCGCGGCGGCGCTGCCGGAGGCACAGCCCTATCCGCGAGTCTATGACGCGCTGGACGGCGTGCTGGGCGCGATCGCGGTGGCCCCCTCTGCGCGGGGATGGGCGACGGGGCTGGTGCGCTATGAGCTGCTGTTGCTGGCCGAACTGGGCTTCGGGCTGGACCTGTCCGCCTGCACCGTCAGCCGGGCGACGGAGGATCTGGGCTATGTCAGCCCGCGCAGCGGCGCGGCGGTGGCACGCGGTGCCGCGCGGGGCTATGAGGCCAAGCTGCTGCCCCTGCCCGATTTCCTGCGCGAAGGGGGGGCGGCGGAGTGGCCCGACATCTTTGATGGATTGCGGATCACCGGGCATTTCCTGGCACGCGACCTGCTGCCGGGGCCGCGCAGCGACGTGCTGGCCGCGCGCGAGCGGCTGGTGGAGCGGTTGAAAAGGGCGGTTGCGTGA